The DNA sequence TGGCGGAATGCATTGCCGATAAAGTCCCACAGTGAAGAACCGGACTGCTGGCGAATGCCTCCCCCATCTTCAAATCGCTGATCATACTGAATTCCATCAGCATCAGGCTCCGTCAGATTGGTCGACTCCTGTCGCCAGCCCTCTTTTTCATGAGCATAAGCGGCCGCCATAAATGCCCAGCCAAATCCCGCGATCGCCAGCATCAACATCCCGACGACTTTTGTAGTGGAAGCCTCGTCTCCGTGGCTCCCGCCTCTTCTCGTTGCAGACATCCCTGTAATTACCTTTCGCTGAATTTTCTCAAGTCCACATTTACTGGACTCTCAGTTCAAATTACGTTTGTGCCTGCAATTCGATTCGTCACATTATGACAGCATGTATCCCCCTGTCAACCAGCCACAAATTTTCACAAAGCGTTTTCATCTCTGCTGCATATCACACTATCCCTAAAAAATGGGGACAGCCCACGATGGACTGCCCCCGGCGGAAAATGAGTTCTTCAATGCCAGAAGAGGCATCACTCTGTCGAACATGGTTGCAATTCAGGTGAGAGGATTGCGGCAATCTTCTTGTTTTCACGAAAGCGACAACGCTATTGAGGCGGTTCCCGAATGGCTTCCCTTTCAGCTTCGGCTTCCGATCGCAAGTCATCTTTGACCGTTACATAACCCAGCCACAACAGGCCGACTTCAATCAGAAAGAAGAAGATCACGACGACCGGGTGATTATCATAGAATTCAATCAAAAAGAACCGGACATCGGGCAGAAAGCGGATGGAGTTCACAATCACTTCTCCCACCGAGGATCGGAATCGCGGACTGTGAAACAGGTCCCCCTGTTCCCGACGGAGTTCATCCTCAATACCTCCGGAACCGCGGGGAATCATGATTCGCTCATCCCAATAGCGGTCGTGTTGAATCACCGACTCCACCGCGATTCCCCAGCCCAGCACCAGGACCGCCAGCATAATACCACCAAACACGATTTTCGTTCTGGTACTCTGTTTCATCTTCTGAGGTGGACTGGTTTCCGACACGCCAGACTCCCGTTCTTTGATCACATCGGTCAAGAAAATTACTTCAGATCTGCAGCCGGGAAGGGCTCGCTGCGTCAATATCCTCTGGATGAGTCAACGCTGCTTCAATGCCCATCCGGACTCCTGCAGTCGATGTCTCGACCGACATACTGGGTTCGCCCAGGTTCTCTACCCGTGCCGCTACCTCGGGGAGATAGGGGAGATGAATCCAGCCCGCCCGGATCGGCGAGTCACTCTGGAACAGATAATGCAGAATCCCATACATCAGATGATTACAGCAGAACGTTCCCGCGGCATCCGAAATGTCAGCCGGGATTCCCGCATCCCGCATTGCCTGGACCATCGCCCGGATCGGCAGCGTCGTATAATACGCGGCCGGACCGTCGGCAGCCGTCAGTCCTCCCTGCAGGGAACGGCCCGCATTATCCACCAGACCATAGCGTGTCCCGTCATTCAGGTTCTGTGCGATCCGCTCGACGGTAATCATCGACCGGCCTCCGTACTCGCCCATCATCACCACGAGTTCCGGCTGGATCTGCTCGATCTCTGCCTTCACGAAATCGATACACTTGAAAAACGTATTCGGCACAATCCGCGAGACAATCTCAGCCCCCCCCACGACGGCCCCGTCCAGTGCCCGCGCCACCGATTCCGCAGGATTGACCGGAGTATAACCATAGGCTTCAAAACCGGTGAGTAAGACTTTCGTCATCGCAGGCTCCCTTATTCGTTACAGACTGACGGACACAACCGTAGACAGACCTATCTTAAAACAGAACGGCCGTACAATGCCATAACGAAAATCAGAGCAGGGGGTCTACCGGGAAAGAGAAGTCGCGGAGGAAGATTCAGCCCCCTGGATCCCTTCCGCCGCCCGGGCGATATTCTTCAGCATCCCCGCAAACACGAAATAATGCAGCGGACAGACCGCATACCAGTACAGCCGCCCCCACAGCCCCACCGGATCAAACATCGCTGTCTGCGAGATCGTTGAACCCTGCGCATCTTCTTTAACTTCGAACTCCAGCCAGGCGCGGCCCGGCAGTTTCATCTCGGCCGCCAGTCGCAGGCGACGGTTCGGCTCAAATGCTTCCACCCGCCAGAAATCGATTGTATCTCCCACGCGTAACCGCACCGGATGCGCACGACCGCGCCGCACACCAATGCCGCCCACCAGCAGATCCATCCAGCCCCGCAAATGCCAGAGCCAGTTACAGGCATACCAGCCCGTCTTACCCCCGATCCGCTGAATCGGCTGAAAAGCAATCTCAGGAGGACACGCCACCGTGGTACTCCGAGCGTCGACCAGCCGGTTGCCAAATCGCACACCACTCCACGTCCGCACTTGTCCCGAAGACGAAACCGCATCTGACCAGCGTGTCTCCGCGAATTCGCGTTCCTCGTTATTCAACGCCCGCTGAATCGCGGATTCGATTCCCATCGGCTCGATCGAAAAGGTATCCCGCGCACGCTCATCCTGGACCACCGTGGAATGCACAATACTCTCAATCAGCTTGCGACCAATGCGTGCATACAGGGGTGTCACCAGTCCCAGCCACAGACTCGACAGATAAGGTGTCAGCACGGGCACCGGAATCATTCGCAACCGCATCCCCCGGCATCGGGCATACACCCGCATGATCTCCGCATAAGAAACCTGGTCGGCACCGCCAATCTCAAACGTCCGACTTTCAGGCAAGGGTATTTCCAGAGCCTCAGTCAGATAGGCGATCAAGTCTTCAATCGCGATAGGCTGTGCGGCCCGCATTACCCACTTCGGCGTCACCATCACTGGCAGCCGTTCCACCAGCGACCGAATCATTTCAAACGAAAGACTCCCCGAGCCGATCACAATCGACGCCCGGAATTCAATCACCGGCACTCCTGACGACCGTAGAATTTGCCCCACTTCCTGTCGACTCCGCAGGTGAGGGGAGAGCGTCTCCATTTCATCGCCCAGGCCTCCCAGGTAGATGATCCGCTCCACGCCCGCTTCCCGGGCAGCCCGCGCGAAATGTTCCGCAGCCCGCCGGTCGTTCTCCTCAAACGAACCGGCCTCACCCATCGAGTGAATCAGGTAATACGCCACCTTCACTCCGGTCAATGCCGGCAGCAGTGTCTCCGGTTCCAGCACATCCCCGTAAACCACCTCCGTGGTCTCTGAGACCCGCTCCCGCAGTACCTCAGGTCGCCGTGCCAGGCAACGCAGACGGGCGCCCCGCGATTCCAGCACCTGCAGCAACCGTCCCCCCACATATCCGGTGGCTCCGGTCAACAGGATCAACTCAGATGCGTCAGCAGCAGACAGTTCAGGCATGAAATCAGCATTTCTTAAGCATAGAATAGAACACGATCAGAGCTTCCAGCAGCTCCATTTAGTTTTATAGTCCTGCCCGCACTGATGTTGAGGGCCGAAAATCGATTTTTCGCTTAAAACAACTCCTGTATTGAAATTCTCAACGAACCACCTGCTGTCCCTCATCGTAGGCAATCGCCTGCTGACGGCGAATCACCGCCTGCCAGTCCATCCGATGCGGCGGATCTAGGTAATGCTGATACGCCACCGCCATCTGCCGAGCCACTTCCCGATAGGGTACGCATCCAAAGCCAGCTCCCATCGCAGGAAAGGCTACCGTTTTAATTTTGGTAGCTTCGTCTTCCTGGCTGATGTTGTGCTGATACACGGCCAGCAGGGACGCCCAGGTTGCGGCATACACTTTATCCGTCCCGGAGATCGAACCGGGGACGCGCATCGTCGGGCTGTGTGCCACATAGGGATAATCGGGATTGCCCGTCGGCTCAATAAACGACGTTCCCAGCGGCTGTTCTCCCAGATACAGATCCAGAATCCGATGCTGAATCCGTTTCATCAGGTCATAACCATGAAAATTGACCACCGCGGCATCAATGCCTGCATTCATGATGCCAAATGAATTCGCCGCCGTTACAAAACAGTCGTGCGGGGGCAGGTCTTCAAAACGGCATTCCATGACACTCACATGAGGGAGTTCCTGAAAACGATCCCGAAACGCGTCACACATTTCTGCTTCGGGATGAATCAGCCAGAGATCAAGGGGTAAAGACATAAAGAGAAGAGGTCCTTTCTTGAATAGAGTGGTATTTTACTAGAGACAGCCCTTACTGGTCAATCGACTACCTGTAACCATGTCGTGGCACAGTGTTCCTGAACGGACAGGAAACAGCTTGATCCCCCCGTTCAATCTGGTAGCTTGGAAGTTGAAAAACAAACCCCACCTGCCGCGTTGAGGAGTAACTACCATGTGCTCGCGCCATCATCTTCCCACCCCGCTCCCGCGTCTCTCTCTACTGTCCCTGGCCTGTCTGCTGACATTCTGCGCAGATCCCAGAACACTACCAGCAGACACACTGTCCGTTCCCGAAAAGTATCAGACGATTCAATCCGCCATCGCTGCCGCCCAACCGGGAGATACCGTACTGGTCGCGGCTGGAACCTATTATGAACGCCTGCGGCTGAAACCGGGCATCACACTCAAAAGCGCCGGCGATGAGAGCAGGGGAGAACGGGGCCTGAAAAGAGCCGAAATCACAATCATTGATGGCAGCAGACAGAAACAGGGTGCCGGAGTCCTGCTGGCAGAGAACGCCGTGCTGGATGGCTTCACCGTCACGGGCATCGGCGTCTACGACGAACAGAAATGGAACCACCATCACGCCACGCGGGGCGAACAACAGTCACACGAACACATCGGTGCTCCCGGCACCCCGGGCATCGCCATCATGGGCGTCACCTGCACGGTTCAGAACAACATCGTCCATCACATCGGCTATACCGGCATCGCTGCCCAGGCGACCGAGGGTAAACGCTGCACTCCTCATATTTATCGCAATGTCTGTTACCGCAACATGGGTGGCGGCATCGGCTCCATGCACGACTCACAGGCGGTCATCGAAGAGAATACCTGCTTCGAAAACTT is a window from the Gimesia benthica genome containing:
- the pcp gene encoding pyroglutamyl-peptidase I, with amino-acid sequence MTKVLLTGFEAYGYTPVNPAESVARALDGAVVGGAEIVSRIVPNTFFKCIDFVKAEIEQIQPELVVMMGEYGGRSMITVERIAQNLNDGTRYGLVDNAGRSLQGGLTAADGPAAYYTTLPIRAMVQAMRDAGIPADISDAAGTFCCNHLMYGILHYLFQSDSPIRAGWIHLPYLPEVAARVENLGEPSMSVETSTAGVRMGIEAALTHPEDIDAASPSRLQI
- a CDS encoding SDR family oxidoreductase; translated protein: MPELSAADASELILLTGATGYVGGRLLQVLESRGARLRCLARRPEVLRERVSETTEVVYGDVLEPETLLPALTGVKVAYYLIHSMGEAGSFEENDRRAAEHFARAAREAGVERIIYLGGLGDEMETLSPHLRSRQEVGQILRSSGVPVIEFRASIVIGSGSLSFEMIRSLVERLPVMVTPKWVMRAAQPIAIEDLIAYLTEALEIPLPESRTFEIGGADQVSYAEIMRVYARCRGMRLRMIPVPVLTPYLSSLWLGLVTPLYARIGRKLIESIVHSTVVQDERARDTFSIEPMGIESAIQRALNNEEREFAETRWSDAVSSSGQVRTWSGVRFGNRLVDARSTTVACPPEIAFQPIQRIGGKTGWYACNWLWHLRGWMDLLVGGIGVRRGRAHPVRLRVGDTIDFWRVEAFEPNRRLRLAAEMKLPGRAWLEFEVKEDAQGSTISQTAMFDPVGLWGRLYWYAVCPLHYFVFAGMLKNIARAAEGIQGAESSSATSLSR
- a CDS encoding macro domain-containing protein, coding for MSLPLDLWLIHPEAEMCDAFRDRFQELPHVSVMECRFEDLPPHDCFVTAANSFGIMNAGIDAAVVNFHGYDLMKRIQHRILDLYLGEQPLGTSFIEPTGNPDYPYVAHSPTMRVPGSISGTDKVYAATWASLLAVYQHNISQEDEATKIKTVAFPAMGAGFGCVPYREVARQMAVAYQHYLDPPHRMDWQAVIRRQQAIAYDEGQQVVR